The genomic window CGGACTATAAGGGGTCCTTGAAAGTCCGCTGGAGTGTTCCACACACACTGTTTCGCTTCAACCACGCAGTTCCCTCGCAGGTGAACTTAATCCCTCAGCCCCATGCGTGAAAGGCATGCTGTCAGAATAGCATGCATAAGTCATTGCAGGCCCTTAGATGAGAAAACTCCTTATGCGAGTCTTAGTTTTGCTCTCTTTCGTCCtcgccctatcggaaaaaaacgaatggtgggcatggtgtaaaccaccacccaccattatagtggattaatgtagtgggtgaatggtgggaaacgcccaccacggcgcatggtgggtatcgtgggtgctgcagtgccggcaacgcttgagcgcaaAATGGCGTGAGAATCACCGTGacaagctgccacaaaaaataaaaaagaattctgtaaaaacggtataaaaaaaccCTCGTCCCGTAAAAAAACAACGTGCCGTGGAgaatcgaacgtgcaacctgctgATTCCTACCcgaagacactaaccactgcgccataccaacatgagGTTAGTTTTGTGTGAAATAGTTAGTTGTCATACAAATttacggttcaacttcagttatgtttgtcgtgtacacaacataggcgagatctgcacctgctactaaaagttgcacatttattaaacacaagcaactgctgcctgtaacgattgccattGTGTTAATGGCACCAGTGCTATTGTTTTACAATTCATAACTGCAAGAAAAAACCAAGTGAACTGGGGAGCAGCTGCAGTTTACCggtggggtctgccaagtttatcatccgcttcgcgctcgttctaaagggcgacatctgctcacggtttgtgacgcttctaggctcattccatagatacgcccgcctaatttatttgattgagtattgggatgcttttcgcgcaatctagagggcggtcgtgccagcgaAATGCTGTGGCTCTTTCACTAAAGCAACAGCTACATAACGGCTCGGCCAAAACGAATGTGGTGTGctggaaacattacgctatcatattggttccccaagcatacgaattgccacgtctgagttctcgcacaaaagctagagaagtgccggcgagtgcgaccggcggctgtcggtgagaagagacgtacgttctctgggagtgcttgaatcgcgtcgcatcgatgttttttgtttgtctagcggacaccgtacacaatgagaaatgcttcatttaggttaattgataccatggctgtgctgtattgtcattcttaatcgtcgaaatcatatattctgaaacccggaagcacggataacacaattgtacgggctcggtcggtagacctaacctttggtggaaatcatggtggtagaacatgtagtctaCAAATCCCAgcttgtacactatataaattgcccgccattataagcccacccatcatctgcttactgcttcccagcattatcgcaatggtgggctgagcttctcagcttggtacaccatgcggcccaccataacaagcagcacccatcatctgcttagtgcttcccagcattatcgcaatggtgggaagagtttctcagcttggtacaccatgtggcccaccataataagcactaCCCActatatgcttagggcttcccagcgttatcgcaatggtgggcagagtgtcccattattgcccactatctagcctctgctttccaccatcatttccactttacccgtCATCTGTACActataccacccagtatgtcccggcataaccaccatattttccactacatctcaccatatccatcataatttccgccatgcccactattatttccactacgcccaacatgttttccagtatccaccatggcaatttttccgatagggcggTCATGCTATTGTTTACAACGACAACCGTGACGGCCTTCAAGGCAGGAACGGGTGCGTAGGCGCTGCACTCTAAAAATAGTGCGTTAACTGTGACTGGTTGCTTTCCCAATTAGGTATATAAAGTCTATTACCTTGTAAGAATCACGGAACTATAGTATGGCACTCAGAATGTCATCTTACAAGATGTACAATATTAATTGTGCTTCCACATTGGACTCTACTCGTTTTTCCCCCGACCACTCACCAAATCACTCCATGGTGAGATCGAAACCTTAGGGCGTGTTAACAACAATACGTCAACGGTGGCAGAACGTCTGCGAtgaatttctttatttctttgctATGGGAGTCGATGCAATGAAGTTCATGGTATTTTCGAAGTTTTGTGCATGATTTGAATCCACAGAAGCTACCACGGACGACTTTGCCTAATAGAGTTCACCAGTTACGCATTATGTAACAAGTACAGCCTCTTCCTTGGTCAATTTTTGTTGATGCCTGCATTTTTCCCGCCATTTGGAGACAACAATCGACACAACCAATAGCACAGCCAGAGTTCAATACACCAGCAGGCGTCGTTCGAGTACCAGGGGTGATTGTGGCGCCAGTGCAACCAGGAGCAGTCGAGGCAGTTGTTCACGAATGCTTCGGTCTACCACATGGCTGGTTACCTGGAaattgagaaaaaagaaacaaaacgaaaCAGTAGAGAATTTTGTTGGTGTTATACATGCTAGCGACAAATGCATGTTCTCGTGGAGAGCTCGTTGGGGTATATGCTGTTATAAGAAATGAAAGGACCGACCAAAATGCATTCCGAAGAAGGAGTGATTTAGTTTTGTCGGAAAGATAAATTTTTTGAGAAATTGCTCAAAGATTGTTTACCTCATGTTTTCTTTTCTGAGCAAGTATGACATAATTCTCGAGGGTTCTTGGAATGAAGGGCTTTCTCCCCCTTAGCTCATAAATGTTTTCTTGCTCTCTCCTTCAGAGTGAGTGACTTTGTGTGCAAGTTAATTAAGCTTGCTCTAATTCCGTGCTTGACTTGaaccaaaaaataaaaattccATCAATGTATTGTGTGTCTCTAAAACTCGACTATTTAGCTTACTGTATTGCATAGATAGTGACGAGTTTCTCGTACGCGAAACGCTTAGCTCGGCTCGGAAAAAAATTAACAATTAAGTGTAATGAAATTGTGTGGCCGAAAGCAGGGTTGCTTGTTTCAGCACCACTGGCTTGTCGAAAACTGAGATGGCGTTGCTGGCGCTAATGCTCCCCTATTAAAACACTAAAAAATATCTGCCGTACTGAAAAATCAAACTATTGTAAAACAGTTGAAATGCAGAAGCCAAACTCTTTTTCAAAAATGCATTGAATCTGGTGCGATTGGATATTGTTTGAACCAAGTAAAACCTACAAAGTGGAAAAGACGTATTGAATCACATCCAGTAAGCATGCGCTATGTTTATCAATCCATCTGCAGATGGGACTAGCTGGGTTTGCATTTAATTATAAAAAAATCTTACAACGGCACCTTTTTGTATCTGTATTTAAGGTCATACACTAGGCATCATTACCATATCGTGGGTCAAAAATAATACATTAGCTAAGATGACATTTCTGGGTTAAGATGTGACACACTATAAAAGTGCTTAAGATGTTTCTTGCTCACCTGTAGGGTCTTAATGCAGTGGTCTCAGTAAAACAAGCCCAAAATGTGTTATAAAAGTCTTGCATAAGTTTGCAAACGGGAATCTCCATTCGCACGCTTTCATGATACAAGGTTAGAGCGCAGGTTATGCAGCCAGAGAACACTGATTATAGAAAAGAAGCGTTGAGATGCAACGAATTATCATGTTTACTTCAATATCTGCTGACAGCCTCTGTTTAAGCAACAGTAGCACAAGGATGTAATAAGGTTGTATTGTAGAGAGGTGGCCAAGTGGGATATGATACATGTTCTTGAAATAATCTGTGCAATAACAACGGAGCACAAGAAGAGAAGAACTCAGTGCGAGCGCTGTCTAACAACTCAATTTTATTGTAATGAAATGGAGGGCCACGAATAAAGCAATGTGTCAATTCGGTTGATGAATGTTGCATAGTAAAAGGGTTGAAATTCAAGTAGCGGTAGCACAACAGGAGGACTATCCCAAGAAATTGCATATTGGGCATGTTCTCATTGTATGAATAGAGAACTCAATGAGTGCGCCTAGTATAAAACAATCCATGTTTCTAATGTATCACCAGAGACAGGACTTACTTATACGTCACATTTTTATTGTGCCACATTAGTGCTCGCTTCTGATTCAAGGGCATAGGGGATACGACAGTGGCTGAACATGTAATTTCCTAAAAAAAGCCTATCAAATTTTTATATGAAAAACACCATCCATGATGAATGGTGGCTCATTGATCTTTGTCACACTGCCAACACCTATAAACTGTAACAAAAACGCAAGGTGCAGCTTCCGAGCTTTACCTTTGATAGAGTGTTTGCGCGAACTATAGTCAAATAATGTTGAGCTCCTGTTCAGCGCAAGGGACCAATCATTCATGCACTAATTTTCATGATTTGGGCCGTCTGGCATATGCATTTACACAGCAATATTACGCTAAAAGCCGTTGTTCAGACGTGGGAAGACCTGTTACTCTCTAGCTTATGCCCTGAAGAAAATGAGTTGTTGCAATCCACTTCATATAATCTCTAACGTTAGTGCAAGATTCAAAAGACACTTTTCAAAGGCTGACTTGAAGGTGGTTAGCTAAGCGTGAATATTTGTTTGGAATTGACTTAACTATTTCACTCCAATCATTATTCAAATCCAGCACTACATTAGAAGTTGTAGTTTACCTGTAGGAGAAAATCTCCGGCTCGGTCTCCTTCCTTGACTCCTTTCTTGAGGACCAAGTCTGTCAGCTTCACCTCTTCGACAGACAGCCCCGTAACACGTGGTCCAGGAAACGTAAGCTGAGAGGTGGAAATGTAGGTAAGGGCATGGTTGATGTCGTGAAATAAAACATCATCAGTGCACTGTCAAGATCCTAAAATAGGTGGCTAAATTTTTTGATGAAAACCACAAGGATGAAAGAAAGCTGACATTTGCGCAACGATCCTGGAAGAGACGGTAATTAGAGGGACGTCAAGTGTTACAAAAAGGGCGACGAAATAGAAACAAGGCCTGCAATTATTTTGGTTGAGATTATAGCAGCAAGAAGAGCTGAGCGTTTCTTTAGATTATGTGGCGTGGTAGACAGTACGTCATCTGCCCTAAGCTTTGAAGGAAATACACGTCTATGTTACCCGTCAAGAGCACTCAACAGTTTGGGGATGACTAGGGTGACTGTAGGGCCTGCTTTCTTGGTGTTCTTGTTGGCAAACGTGAAAGGTCTTCTATATTAGGGATATCAAGCCTTTATAAACACGTGTGGTGAGTCATTTGGGGATTTCACTTAACATAATTCTGATTACTTTACGAATAATGCTAGCAATATATTTTCACTACTTAGCATGTGCTTTGCGCCAGACACCAGCGCAGAAGATGACCTCACGAATTGAGACCCTGCCATCTGCTATGGCTGTGTCTCTTCCCCAGCGCAGTTTAAAGTATCCAAGTAAAGTCTTACGAGCTAGCACATCAAACACACGTTCCTTAAAGGGACTCCCAACTGGTTAGAACGTTTTGAATTGACAAGCGCAATACATACACTGGGTGCTCATGATAGTGCCTCCGAAATTAACCACGCTATGCGCACAGAAAGGGATCAAGTTTCAAACTAAAGATCATTTGCCCATCGTCTCACTGGTGCGGGCCACGAGATGGAGGCTATGACGTAGTACAAAGAATGACCCTACATAGTTATCTGTACTTTGACGTGGCTCCCCTAATAGACATCAGGACTCTGACCTCACTCACAGTAGCACGTGAGACAAGGAAAATCATTCGAAGCTCCTGTAAACTATCAATGGTAAAGCATTacaatcgtcatcatcattatcatcagcctggctaagcgcgctgcagggcaaaagcctctccgATGGTCCGCCAATCAGCCTAGTCTTGTCCTTTCTGCTGCAAAGTTATACCTGCGAAGTTTTTAATCTCTTCGGCTAACTCAATTATAGTCTCTCCTTCGTGTGTTTGCTTTCTCCGGAAATCCAACCAGTTACACTTCATGACCAGCGCTTATCCCGCCTACGCGCTCTGTGCCCGGCCCATGACAATTTCTTCTTGCTGATTTCAACTAATAACCCAGTTTTTTctctggtttgttccctgaccctagtttgttccctgacccagtGTGCTCTCTTtttgcctcttaaggttacacctgtcatttttctttccgtcgttcactgcattgtcctcaatttaagcggaacactctttataagcctccTGGATTCTGCTCTGTAGACAAGTACCGGTATTATGTGGCTGTTGTATAGCTTCCTCGTGAGTGTTAGTGGCATACTGCtattcataatttgagagtgctcgcCGAATATGATTCACTTCAATTTTATTGTtccagttatttcactctcatggttcggctccacggttactacctgtcgtaagtagacatatttctttacaacttccggCGTCTCCCAACCTATCGCAATAGCACTGTTTTATGCCTAGACTGCAGCACCTCACTTTACTTTTGTGTATAATagttttcagacctactcttctgctgtCCGTATTtcgttcagtaatcatgagctgtaatttgtatcctgagttactcatcaaggctgtgcCATCAGCGAACCACAGTTTACTAAGACACTCGTCATTACCGttttccctaactgttcccaatctagggcaCTGAAAGCGTCCTgcaagcacgcggtgaatagcattagaGAGTCTCCTTGCTTTACACCTTTCTGTGttgggattctgtcactttcCTTTTAGAGAACTacggtggctgtggatccactgtagatttcttacaGTATCTTTATGTAGGGTATGACGATGCCCTGATTCAGCAGttcctgcattactgctgatgtatcGACTAAATCAAACAAATTCTCGTAACCTACGAATGGGTTGGTTGTACTCCGTGCATTTTTCTATCACCTGATAGATAGTATGAATATGATGATAGTAGGGTAGCCTGCACGAAATCCTGCTTTGTTCTTTGGTtcattgaactctaatgtcacccTATTTCTATTTGCTAATATTtctgtaaatagtttgtagagaatggGCAGTAAGCACTACCACTTGAAGGCGTTGTCAAATGTGAACTTGTCACATCACTTGAACAGGCCACTTGAGCATGCCTCATCAAACGTAAACATTGTAAAACGTCCGGCGTCGGCGTGTTCCCAGGGAGCCAACCCAAGTGACGAAAAAGATCATCATCACATGAGGACATCATCAGACGATATTGTGGCTTGGTAGACAGTGGGCCGGTCACGAAGGCTGCGCAAAACAATGTGACGTGACTCTGTAAAGCTGTAGGCGATGCACAGCCACATTAGGGACTGCAAACTTTATGAGTGCGGTGAGGCATAAAGAATACTTCTACTGAGAAGAAAAGGGAAGTTGAGTCGGCATTCCTATCTATTCGGTGAGTGCGAAAATGTCCATGTAACTTTTTGTCCTCTTCTTAATTAACACCACTCTATCAAGGTGATTCTTACGTTTGCCGTGACCGCAGCTGCACCCTGGAAGTACAATGGCGTCGAAGCGAATGGTAGTGCCAGCCGAGCCAGTCCTTGCAGAGGCACTTTGATGAGAAGCTGAGAACCGCAGCTATCGAGTGGTGGTTCTGCTTTTGACCACGAAAGTCCAGACACCAGGCCCCAGCCGAGCAGAGAACCCTTGCCCTTGCGGCTGCCACTGGACTGCGATGATAGAAGCCAAGGGTCCGGCAGGAACGATCCAATTCTTTGGCCGATTTCTTTGAGTTGCTGCACTATGGTTTCGTTGCAGGCCAGTCCATCTGCATCGAAGTGAGAGCAAACGTAAGTATCCTGATACTTTGCAAAGTGTGACTCTATTAGCGTCCCTGAGTACACTCAGAGTTATATTGATAACTGGCCATGTTTTGTAAAATCTCTAAGTGACTGGAGCGTGCACCAGTGAAACTAACTATCCATGGTTACCAAAATATAAGTACATACATCACCTGCGATCTTATCAGCCGGTACAGAAAATTGTATGTTTTTCCCCTACTTGAAAAGCACTGAAATAGTTACTAATTGGAAAGATCATGCATCTATACAACATAACAGAAAGGCCTGCCTTAAAGGTAAGGACACTGCCTTCTTAGCTAGCTGTAAAATTTCTTATCAAGAAGTGTTTAACAATCTTCCCCAGAACAAACCCTACACCATGTTGGCAATTGGAGCGCCCAGAGCCATAATTTTTGAAATTGCACAATGATGACAGCCGCAATGAACCACATAGATCTTTTAACGAAGAATACGTCGTATTTTCAGAAGTTTCCGAAATGCCGCGTCTGCTtggttcatgtttttttttgctttttaggaTTGACGCGAAGGTCGCGCCTTTGATCCCGGCCGCCGCGATCGCAATTTGATGGAGTGGAATTGGTAGAGGCACTTTCAAGAACACCAGACTGATGAAATTTACGGAAGCCTCCAGTGAAACGTCGCCCATAATCATAACGTTTTTGGGACGTGAATCCTTAGATATTATTACTAGTGTTTATTCGGGACATGTTTATCTATATTTTTTATTTAGATAGGTAAGTTATTAGAATACAGCACGTAACTGAATGATCCCTCTGTGCGAAAAAGGTATTCTGAACGCAATATACGGAACGCTATCTAAAGAGTGTGGTGCATAGGAAATCAAATGAAAAAAGTGGGAACTTTAAATGCTGCGCAATAGCTTACAGGGAAGTGCTGGAACGTTGAGTTGTTGAGTCGTCCCAAGAATGTTATCGATGCTCTCTGAAACATCTACGGAAACAGTGGGTCTTTGTGTTCATTTGCAAGGTCCTGAATAATGAAATCAGGGCCATAAAATATTTTCATGTAACAATGCAACAATTGTAAGAAATGAAGAGCGGCGCTTAGGCACTGGCGCGAGCTCGGCTGGCGCAACGCAAACGAAGAAGAAAAcgaggcagaataagaacagccaaGCGAGTGAACAAGCgctgtctcttgttctctgtctagttcATTACAACGGCGAAACCACCTAAAACAGAGCCTTAAGGGCCAGCTCCGGCAAtttttcgtcgtcgtcgtcaatgGATGTCAGTTAAACTCACTGGGTACGTTACATGCAAATTTCTGTCATTTATGCCATGCTTGAGAGATGCGCTCATTGTTTTCACATAAATTTTAAAGATTGCTCGAAATGCTCACCGGCTGGTCAGAATTATTGTCAACAGTGTctttgtgacgtcatgtttggcatgccAACAGAACTGACGCAGCCAGTGGCACCACTGCCGTTGCCAAAAGCTGCTGTGTTTGTTACGGAAAAGGTTTTTTTCATCATTTGTGGTGTTTGGTCGGCTCGGTTCGGTGCGCTCGTCTCTGCTCAGAGTGCCCGCTCGTCCCGAGTTTCACAGTTAACATACTCCACGCCGGCGGGAGCAATAAAATACTTCTGGTTCTTAGCAAATAATATGTCATACGTAGGCAGTCAGCTTGATTGTTTTTCTGTTTCGCTATTGCGCCGTCTTGCTTATCAAAAACTATTTCAGAATTTTCTGTTCATTTCAGTTATCACGCTCGTGGCAAGCGTGTCCCACGAACATAGTAGCAAcctgacatggtcaaaaaattgctggagttcACCTTTTGTCTAACGCGACTCGTGGAGCTGCCAGTCAAGTGACGTCGTGCACGCTTCCTGGGTCAAGAAATCAGCAAACGTGCCGTCACAGGAAGCCCAGTTCAGCGATTGCGTCCAGGCCTTCTCGGAGGTTCGACATCCTTATACCAGCACTCCCATTCATCGTGTTGATCACACTTCCACGATGTACAAAATCACCACCGCACTCATGGCTGCGACGACGAATATCCCGCGGCCACCGCCAAGGGCTTTCAGGGAGGCTACACTGACAATGTATCGCAGATTATCCGCGCCGCCACGTGCCTTTCACAAAAACTCGGCAGCTGGGCGTCTTCTAACATTGGGGTCCTGTATTACCTCCGCGAATACCGGAGCCTCCACACTTCCCTCGGAGCCCACCTCGAGATCACCGTGTTCTTAGCGCAACCATCACACAGACGTCACGCGGGTGACATCTTCACGAGCCAAGGTTCTTACCATCTCTCAGCCCAGAAACTTCGGGATCCTGCCAAGCCACATTACGGTCAGCTTCTGCATGGGAATTACCTGAGCTCGAGGTATCCAGGAAGACGTCTTCCTGTGGATCATTACCATCAACTCGCTGAGAAACTGTCATGGCTAGACATCACAGCAGAAATGGGAGGTGGCCATCGACCACCTTCGCGATGTAGCTAAACGTGGCATGCTTACGAAGGCATCAGGCAACAAACGTGACCTGATTGGTGGTTCAAACTGGCAAGTTTTTTCGTCCCCTTTCGATTGATTTCGGCCTTGTCATCTCCGACCCACTGTCTACCACGAATGAACGCTGTGATCAGAAACCACTTCTGTGGCACAGTTGTGCCGTAAAGCCCTTGTGCCGAGGGCATCGCAGAAGGCTTCGCGGGAGACCCCAACACCGGCTGCGACAAGGGTTCTCCACCACACAGCTCTTCTTGCGCGACGATACCATCGGCAGGATTATCACTACAAACCACGGCCACCTTCGAGCAAGAGCTGTTGGTGACGCGCCTTCCAAGACCAGCCATTCATGCGAAAACGCAGTCACCATTTTCTCTGGTTCTGACACGTAGACCTTTCGTAAACAGCCGGAAGAGCAAGTATTCATGACATCGATCAGTGTATTCGCAGGCGCACGGGCACCACTGACAATTTAAGTGCCTCTTGATGCACTGCCATGCACTCTGAAGAAGCCTGTACCGGAACCACCAGCCATGGCACTCGATGGGCTACTGAAACTGTCTCCAGAGCCATCGAATGCTTACTATTCTCGATGTGATATGTCTGTAAATGCAACCGTGGCTTCTGTCAAACTTGGAATGTTCTCCATTGACAACCTGCCGGTAACACCCAGAGTTCCTTCTGAAGACGGGGCTGTTGATGACAGctaggttatttatttatttacaagtactgctgtcccatgcctgggacattgcaggagcgggtacagaaaagtcaccgaaagcacagaaacaaacaatagtgtGCACAAATTTATGTGAGTAACACATAGAAttttcccgaactctacagtgttcagtctacgcaatgcatcatcaagcttgttccaaatttccaccacacgcggaaaaaaagagaattaGAAGAATTAGAAACAATCCAAACAAGACCTCTTTTcatgccccttttcaaggacctTCAGTTTATTGTAGAACCTCACGAAAACAATACTGCGAGATAATGAGCTGTGTTACTATCTGCTCGACCAGCTCAAATTTATACGGCGACTACAATCGCATCTGCCTTCGTCACACAAGCTGCACGCAGCCGTCAGCGAGACCTACGATTATGACAGCTCATCCTATGACGTTCTCCTGAGTCACCATCGGCAGTTACACATGCCAGGTTCCAGCACGTTTGAGACCAGCAGCCACAACGACGCAGCCAATATCGGCCACCTGGAATTTCGACTTCTCAGCAAGACTCATCGTGGCATGCACACTGACACAGCCAGCACCTCCCACCACTGCAGAGATAATTTCGGCATTTCATCAGGCCCAGTTCCTGTGTGGCCGAGACACACCAGCACGGAACAGTCAATGACACCCTCCAGAGGTGTTTACCCAACTTCCTTTGCAGTGCCGCAGCGTGGCCGAAGGTGAGAAAGCAACAGTGGCGCTATGACACTGGCGTGAGCTCGCCTAACGCGAAGCAGGCGAAGAAGGAGAAAACGAGGAGGAATAAGAACATCGAGCCTAGTGAACAGGCGTTGTCTCTTGTTCTCCGTCCCTTTAATTACATATTGTAACAATGCGcagatttgaagaaaaaaagtgcatagGTCGATATTATTATTCCATAGATATACATCAAATATTAccctctactttttttttcatttgaagaaagaaattattttcttttgaacTTTTGGCCAGCTTCGTTGAGTGCGGTCTAATTTTCTAATAAAATCCCCACATAATGAGTGTTCGTTACACTTTGTCAGTCAGCCACGCTGTCAGTCGTGTCCGGCCTACTGTGCAGCATATAGTAAGGAAAGCGGAAGTTTTTCGTCTGGCTTCCTGGATATAGCCAGCATTTAAGCAGGGCCTGATTGGGAGTGCATTCTTCGTTTCAGGAATCTCTCGCGCCAAAGTCATTACATTTCCAGAGCCACAAGGGATAGCAAAAATTTGAATACTATATCTAACGATTGCAAATTCGTAGCTACTCACCGGCTTCCGTAGATTCTGCCGACGCGGCGACTGCGAGGCATACAACAAGCGTCCAGGATAGCATGGCAGTTCGGCTATGGCAGCTTCCGGAATCAGCGTTCGAAGGCATCGACGTCTTCCTATATAGCGCCATGGAACACAACCACATCTCAGAGGGCGGTCAAAAGTTGATGGTCATTTGGTTGTGTTGTTTCGGGACAAACTGGTTCCTCAAGTGGCCGTGGTGGTGGCGTGCACGAGATAAGGGATATGAGAGTCGGGTTGGCGGGAGCTGATTCAGCTTGGATCTATAGCCGTGCGTGGCGTTTTGAGAATTTCGTTCTCTCTTCTTGATCGCGTTGTACACTGCGGCGTTTCGAGATGAAAAGAAGCGTGCAAATAGCAAATTTGCGAAAGCCACGGTGAGATTTCGAAACACGCTTGCACCTTGCTTATCTTACGACCAGTTCAGTTAAATCTCGGTTTCGTGCCATTAATAGTAGCTTGGTACTAAACATGCTTTATGTCCTTAACATTTTCGTGCCTAACTGCTGAAGTACTTGGCGATGAAATATTTGTTCCGCACACGGAGATATTTATTGAAGTGTCAAAGTTACTCTGAGTTCTAT from Rhipicephalus microplus isolate Deutch F79 chromosome 7, USDA_Rmic, whole genome shotgun sequence includes these protein-coding regions:
- the LOC142767868 gene encoding uncharacterized protein LOC142767868 is translated as MWLCSMALYRKTSMPSNADSGSCHSRTAMLSWTLVVCLAVAASAESTEADGLACNETIVQQLKEIGQRIGSFLPDPWLLSSQSSGSRKGKGSLLGWGLVSGLSWSKAEPPLDSCGSQLLIKVPLQGLARLALPFASTPLYFQGAAAVTANVRITLIEWC